One genomic window of Bradyrhizobium sp. B124 includes the following:
- a CDS encoding response regulator has translation MESAPNAGMPGDVLVVEDDPIISLYFEDAILGFGARTVRTAANVARALELIAERAPDFALLDVGLVRGEKTFAVAERLDALKVPFAFVTGYGADIRLPESLAGKPRLTKPCSSEALEAALKNGH, from the coding sequence ATGGAATCCGCCCCCAATGCCGGCATGCCCGGTGACGTTCTCGTGGTCGAGGACGATCCGATCATCTCGCTCTATTTCGAGGACGCCATCCTGGGCTTCGGCGCCCGGACGGTGCGCACCGCTGCGAACGTCGCCCGCGCGCTCGAATTGATCGCCGAGCGCGCACCGGATTTCGCGCTGCTCGATGTCGGCCTCGTCAGGGGCGAGAAGACCTTCGCGGTTGCCGAGCGGCTGGATGCGCTGAAAGTGCCCTTCGCATTCGTCACCGGCTATGGCGCTGATATCAGGCTGCCGGAATCGCTCGCCGGCAAGCCGCGGTTGACCAAGCCGTGTTCGAGCGAAGCGCTGGAAGCCGCGCTGAAAAACGGACACTGA
- a CDS encoding Crp/Fnr family transcriptional regulator produces the protein MIAKRTDLAGTNDRPFNNLLRRLNAADYELIAPHLSVVEAAAGDLLYNPGDDVQIVHFPCGPSLASYLVANEDGRDVETILVGREGAVGGIVSQGFLPAFTRITVKFGGPFVRLPISKLDAAKLTSISVRNIFARYADCMLAQIFQSTACNAIHSIEQRAAKWIISAIERTNGDGVVPLTHEQLSTLLGVGRSYTSRVIQNFKAEGVLDTRRGAIVIRDPDKLKLRSCLCNDAVKDHFEEVLRGVYPSEDNPTN, from the coding sequence ATGATTGCGAAACGGACCGATTTGGCCGGGACGAATGACCGGCCGTTCAACAACCTGTTGCGCCGGCTCAACGCCGCCGACTACGAACTGATCGCGCCGCATCTTTCGGTGGTCGAGGCGGCGGCCGGCGATCTGCTCTACAATCCCGGCGATGACGTTCAGATCGTCCATTTCCCATGCGGACCGAGCCTTGCGTCCTATCTGGTGGCCAACGAGGACGGCCGCGACGTCGAGACCATCCTGGTCGGCCGCGAGGGCGCCGTCGGCGGCATCGTCAGCCAGGGATTTCTGCCGGCCTTTACCCGCATCACCGTCAAGTTCGGCGGGCCGTTCGTGCGGCTGCCGATCAGCAAGCTCGACGCCGCGAAGCTGACGTCGATCTCGGTGCGCAACATCTTCGCGCGCTATGCCGACTGCATGCTGGCGCAGATCTTCCAGTCGACCGCCTGCAACGCGATCCACTCGATCGAGCAGCGCGCCGCGAAATGGATCATCTCGGCGATCGAGCGCACCAATGGCGATGGCGTGGTGCCGCTGACGCATGAGCAGCTCTCGACCCTGCTCGGCGTCGGCCGCAGCTACACCAGCCGCGTGATCCAGAACTTCAAGGCGGAGGGCGTGCTGGACACGCGCCGCGGCGCGATCGTGATCCGCGACCCCGACAAGCTCAAGCTGCGCTCGTGCCTGTGCAACGACGCAGTGAAGGATCACTTCGAGGAAGTGCTACGCGGGGTGTATCCGAGCGAGGACAACCCGACGAACTAG
- a CDS encoding prolipoprotein diacylglyceryl transferase family protein, whose amino-acid sequence MSGAELHAVFDVAAWCAAAVAMWWLSRVRGLQFPRQSFELPYIAALVFGAGIGAYIFGTLNLWFSGVPGIARSVEGALAGGIVAIELYKWLHGISLRTGARFALPLAIGVAVGRLGCYFAGLEDFTYGTPTTLPWGHDFGDGVLRHPVQLYESLAMAAFAAFYVWAALNRNAAFITNGFYLVLFYYGLQRFVWEFIKPYGALIGPFSLFHLLSLFVMVYAAVMLATAPNLSLKHERAAA is encoded by the coding sequence ATGAGTGGGGCTGAACTTCACGCCGTCTTCGACGTCGCAGCATGGTGCGCGGCCGCCGTCGCGATGTGGTGGCTGTCGCGGGTGCGGGGGCTGCAATTCCCGCGGCAATCCTTCGAGCTGCCCTACATCGCCGCGCTGGTGTTCGGCGCCGGCATCGGCGCCTACATCTTCGGCACGCTGAACCTGTGGTTCTCGGGCGTGCCCGGCATCGCCCGCTCGGTCGAGGGCGCGCTGGCCGGCGGCATCGTTGCGATCGAGCTCTACAAATGGCTGCATGGCATTTCGCTACGCACCGGGGCGCGGTTCGCGCTGCCGCTTGCGATCGGCGTCGCGGTCGGCCGGCTCGGCTGCTATTTCGCGGGGCTCGAGGATTTCACCTATGGCACGCCGACCACGCTGCCCTGGGGCCATGATTTCGGCGACGGCGTCCTGCGCCATCCGGTGCAGCTCTATGAAAGCCTGGCGATGGCGGCGTTCGCGGCCTTCTATGTCTGGGCCGCGTTGAACCGCAACGCCGCATTCATCACCAATGGATTCTACCTCGTGCTGTTCTACTACGGCCTGCAGCGCTTCGTGTGGGAGTTCATCAAGCCGTATGGCGCGCTGATCGGTCCATTCTCGCTGTTCCACCTGCTGTCGCTATTTGTCATGGTTTATGCCGCCGTCATGCTGGCGACGGCCCCGAATTTGAGCTTGAAGCATGAACGCGCCGCTGCGTAA
- a CDS encoding radical SAM protein: MNAPLRKSRPYIFWGQTQSLCETCLTPVPTKIQISGNEVWYEKRCKQHGVQSTLVSTDAAYWRLCKDFIKPGDRPLAFQRHTEFGCPYDCGLCPDHEQHSCLALIEITEHCNLTCPVCFAESSPARTSFTPLAKIEKMLDALVASEGEPDLVQISGGEPTLHPDFFAILDAVRARPIRHVMINTNGLRIAREPDFVAKLAENKRGLEVYLQFDSLKREALVNLRGADLRKIRQQALENLEREGVSTTLVATIKRGVNDAEIGDIVRHALTWTCVRGITLQPVQDAGRNEDFNKDADRIMLSEIRQHVIETGVFGDKDMIPLPCNPESISIGYGLRNGDKVLPLTSLIPQEQLVAVMPNTISPEKYPVLREKFVDLFSLSSGPLNTSERVCELLCCLPSFEVPDGLTYENVFRVTIVQFLDRFNFCVGNVKRSCIHFVTESGAIVPFDTYNLFYRDGKIDGIRASLAGQTYREARPTEAEVPR; the protein is encoded by the coding sequence ATGAACGCGCCGCTGCGTAAGTCCCGCCCTTACATCTTCTGGGGCCAGACCCAATCGCTTTGCGAGACCTGCCTGACCCCGGTGCCGACCAAGATCCAGATATCAGGCAACGAGGTCTGGTACGAGAAGCGCTGCAAGCAACACGGCGTGCAGTCGACCTTGGTCTCGACCGATGCGGCCTATTGGCGGCTGTGCAAGGATTTCATCAAGCCCGGCGACCGGCCGCTGGCCTTCCAGCGCCACACCGAATTCGGCTGTCCCTATGATTGCGGGCTGTGCCCGGACCACGAGCAGCACTCCTGCCTGGCGCTGATCGAGATCACCGAGCACTGCAACCTGACCTGCCCGGTGTGCTTTGCGGAGTCCTCGCCGGCGCGCACCAGCTTCACGCCGCTGGCGAAGATCGAGAAAATGCTCGATGCGCTGGTGGCGAGCGAGGGCGAGCCCGACCTGGTGCAGATCTCCGGCGGCGAGCCGACGCTGCATCCGGATTTCTTCGCCATTCTGGACGCGGTGCGCGCCCGCCCGATCCGTCACGTCATGATCAACACCAACGGCCTCAGAATCGCGCGCGAGCCGGACTTCGTGGCCAAGCTCGCCGAGAACAAGCGCGGGCTGGAAGTCTATCTGCAGTTCGATTCGCTGAAGCGCGAGGCGCTGGTCAATCTGCGCGGCGCGGACTTACGCAAGATCCGCCAGCAGGCGCTGGAGAATCTCGAGCGCGAGGGCGTCTCGACCACGCTGGTCGCGACCATCAAGCGCGGCGTCAACGACGCCGAGATCGGCGATATCGTCCGCCACGCGCTGACCTGGACATGCGTCCGCGGCATCACGCTGCAACCGGTGCAGGACGCCGGCCGCAACGAGGATTTCAACAAGGACGCCGACCGCATCATGCTGTCGGAGATCCGCCAGCACGTGATCGAGACCGGGGTGTTCGGCGACAAGGATATGATCCCGCTGCCGTGCAACCCCGAGAGCATCTCGATCGGCTACGGCCTGCGCAACGGCGACAAGGTGCTGCCGCTGACCTCGCTGATCCCGCAGGAACAGCTCGTCGCCGTGATGCCCAACACGATCAGCCCGGAGAAATATCCGGTGTTGCGCGAGAAGTTCGTCGACCTGTTCTCGCTGTCGTCGGGGCCGCTGAACACCAGCGAGCGGGTCTGCGAATTGCTGTGCTGCCTGCCGAGCTTCGAAGTGCCGGACGGCCTCACCTACGAGAACGTGTTCCGCGTCACCATCGTGCAGTTTCTCGATCGCTTCAACTTCTGCGTCGGCAACGTCAAGCGCAGCTGCATCCACTTCGTCACCGAGAGCGGCGCGATCGTCCCGTTCGACACCTACAATCTGTTCTATCGCGACGGAAAGATCGACGGCATCCGCGCGAGCCTGGCCGGGCAGACCTACCGCGAGGCGCGGCCGACGGAGGCGGAGGTGCCAAGGTGA
- the typA gene encoding translational GTPase TypA yields MNLRNVAIIAHVDHGKTTLVDRLLQQSGTYRENQKVTERAMDSNDLERERGITILAKAASVQWKDTRINIVDTPGHADFGGEVERILNMVDGALVLVDAAEGPLPQTKFVVSKALKVGLKPIVVINKVDRPDARPTEVINEVFDLFAALDASEEQLDFPILYGSAKQGWMGDSPEASHDAGMQPLFDLIVRHVAPPKVEEGPFRMIGTILEANPYLGRIITGRISSGSIKPNQAVKVLGADGKTIEQGRITKILAFRGIERTPLEEADAGDIVAIAGLTKGTVADTFCDPTVETPLPAQPIDPPTVSMSFIVNNSPLAGTEGDKVTSRMIRDRLLREAEGNVALRVVEAADKDSMEVSGRGELQLAILIETMRREGFELSVSRPRVVLQKDEATGAWQEPIEEVVIDVDEEHSGVVVQKMSERKAEMIEMRPSGGNRLRLVFYAPTRGLIGYQGELLTDTRGTAIMNRIFHGYAAYKGEIQGRRNGVLISNDQGEAVAYAMFKLEDRGPMMIEPGWKVYKGMIVGEHTRDNDLEINVLKGKQLTNIRTTSKDEAVRLTPPIRMTLEKALAYIEDDELVEVTPKSIRLRKKHLDPNDRKRAEKAKEAVA; encoded by the coding sequence ATGAACCTTCGTAACGTCGCCATCATCGCCCACGTCGACCACGGCAAGACCACGCTCGTCGACCGCCTGCTGCAGCAATCCGGGACCTATCGCGAGAACCAGAAGGTCACCGAGCGCGCCATGGACTCCAACGATCTGGAGCGCGAGCGCGGCATCACCATTCTGGCCAAGGCGGCCTCGGTGCAGTGGAAAGATACCCGCATCAACATCGTCGACACCCCCGGCCACGCCGATTTCGGCGGCGAGGTCGAGCGCATCCTCAACATGGTGGACGGCGCGCTGGTGCTGGTCGATGCCGCCGAGGGCCCGCTGCCGCAGACCAAATTCGTGGTGTCGAAAGCGCTCAAGGTCGGACTGAAGCCGATCGTCGTGATCAACAAGGTCGACCGCCCCGACGCGCGCCCGACCGAAGTCATCAATGAGGTGTTCGACCTGTTCGCCGCACTCGATGCCTCCGAGGAGCAGCTCGACTTCCCGATCCTGTACGGGTCGGCCAAGCAAGGCTGGATGGGCGACAGCCCGGAAGCTTCGCATGACGCCGGCATGCAGCCGCTGTTCGACCTGATCGTGCGCCACGTCGCGCCGCCGAAGGTCGAAGAGGGCCCGTTCCGCATGATCGGCACCATCCTCGAAGCCAACCCCTATCTCGGCCGCATCATCACCGGCCGCATCTCATCGGGTTCCATCAAGCCGAACCAGGCCGTGAAGGTGCTTGGCGCCGACGGCAAGACCATTGAGCAGGGCCGTATCACAAAAATCCTGGCCTTCCGCGGCATCGAGCGCACCCCGCTGGAGGAAGCCGACGCCGGCGACATCGTCGCGATCGCGGGCCTCACCAAGGGCACCGTCGCCGACACCTTCTGCGACCCCACGGTCGAGACACCGCTGCCGGCGCAGCCGATCGATCCGCCGACGGTGTCGATGTCGTTCATCGTCAACAACTCGCCGCTCGCCGGCACCGAAGGCGACAAGGTCACCTCGCGCATGATCCGCGACCGCCTGCTGCGCGAGGCCGAGGGCAATGTCGCGCTGCGCGTCGTCGAGGCCGCCGACAAGGATTCGATGGAAGTCTCCGGCCGCGGCGAATTGCAGCTTGCGATCCTGATCGAGACCATGCGCCGCGAGGGCTTTGAGCTCTCGGTGTCGCGCCCGCGCGTCGTGCTGCAGAAGGACGAGGCGACCGGTGCGTGGCAGGAGCCGATCGAAGAGGTCGTAATCGACGTCGACGAGGAGCATTCCGGCGTCGTCGTGCAGAAGATGAGCGAACGAAAGGCCGAGATGATCGAGATGCGCCCGTCCGGCGGCAACCGCCTGCGGCTGGTGTTCTACGCACCGACCCGCGGCCTGATCGGCTACCAGGGCGAACTGCTCACCGACACCCGCGGCACCGCGATCATGAACCGCATCTTCCACGGCTATGCCGCCTACAAGGGCGAGATTCAGGGCCGCCGCAACGGCGTGCTGATCTCCAACGACCAGGGCGAAGCGGTGGCCTATGCGATGTTCAAGCTGGAAGATCGCGGCCCGATGATGATCGAGCCGGGCTGGAAGGTCTACAAGGGCATGATCGTCGGCGAGCACACCCGCGACAATGATCTCGAGATCAACGTCCTGAAGGGCAAGCAGCTCACCAACATCCGCACCACCTCGAAGGACGAAGCCGTGCGCCTGACGCCGCCGATCCGGATGACCCTGGAAAAGGCGCTCGCCTATATCGAGGACGACGAGCTCGTCGAGGTGACGCCGAAGTCGATCCGGCTGCGCAAGAAGCATCTCGATCCGAACGACCGCAAGCGCGCCGAAAAGGCCAAAGAGGCCGTAGCTTAA
- a CDS encoding NAD(P)/FAD-dependent oxidoreductase has product MSSLPSTVDVAVIGAGAAGLGAAHALKGTGLSAIVLEGRDRLGGRAHTIQAAPEVVFDVGCGWLHSADQNSFVGIAEQLGFELNKDLPPWRERAYGKAFPQADRDAFMLALDQFYDRIEQAARGDKDASADRYLEPGNRWNPMINAISTYVNGCELDQLSILDFDAYEDSNVNWRVRRGYGALVAAYGEQVAVALNCEVRLIDHAGKRLRIETSRGVIEADKVIVTVPTNLIADEAIRFSPALPGKLDAARSLPLGLADKVTLALAEPEALPKEGNLRGATMRTEMGTYHIRPFGQPCIEGFFGGRFARELEDAGDGAIAAHSIDEIVSFLGNDFRRKLKPLSESRWAHDPFARGSYSHALPGHADKRAVLAAPVDGRLFFAGEATSPHFFSTAHGARDSGERAAREVMALTNQRK; this is encoded by the coding sequence ATGAGTTCGCTTCCCTCCACGGTCGATGTTGCCGTCATCGGCGCCGGCGCTGCGGGCCTCGGCGCCGCGCATGCGCTGAAGGGCACCGGCCTCTCCGCCATCGTCCTGGAAGGCCGCGACCGTCTCGGCGGCCGCGCGCATACGATCCAGGCCGCGCCTGAGGTGGTGTTCGACGTCGGCTGCGGCTGGCTGCATTCGGCCGACCAGAACAGCTTTGTCGGCATCGCCGAACAACTCGGCTTCGAGCTCAACAAGGACCTGCCGCCGTGGCGCGAGCGCGCCTATGGCAAGGCGTTCCCGCAGGCCGATCGCGACGCATTCATGCTTGCGCTCGACCAGTTCTACGATCGCATCGAGCAGGCCGCGCGCGGCGACAAGGACGCATCCGCCGATCGTTATCTCGAGCCCGGCAACCGCTGGAACCCGATGATCAATGCGATCTCGACCTATGTGAATGGCTGCGAGCTCGACCAGCTCTCGATCCTCGACTTCGACGCCTATGAGGACAGCAACGTCAACTGGCGCGTCAGGCGCGGCTATGGCGCGCTGGTCGCGGCCTATGGCGAGCAAGTAGCGGTCGCGCTGAACTGCGAGGTCCGGCTGATCGACCACGCCGGCAAGCGCCTGCGCATCGAGACATCGCGCGGCGTGATTGAGGCGGACAAGGTGATCGTCACCGTGCCCACCAATCTGATCGCCGACGAGGCGATCCGCTTTTCGCCTGCGCTGCCGGGCAAGCTCGATGCCGCGCGCAGCCTGCCGCTCGGCCTCGCCGACAAGGTGACGCTGGCGCTCGCCGAGCCCGAGGCGCTGCCCAAGGAAGGCAATCTGCGCGGCGCCACCATGCGCACAGAGATGGGCACCTATCACATCCGCCCGTTCGGCCAGCCCTGCATCGAGGGCTTCTTCGGCGGCCGTTTTGCGCGAGAGCTCGAGGACGCTGGCGACGGCGCCATCGCCGCCCACAGCATCGACGAGATCGTCTCCTTCCTCGGCAATGATTTCCGCCGCAAGCTGAAGCCGCTCAGCGAATCCCGCTGGGCGCACGACCCGTTCGCCCGCGGCTCCTACTCGCACGCGCTGCCCGGTCACGCCGACAAGCGCGCCGTGCTGGCCGCACCGGTTGACGGCCGGCTGTTCTTCGCCGGAGAAGCCACCTCGCCGCATTTCTTCTCGACCGCGCATGGCGCGCGGGACAGCGGAGAGAGGGCAGCGAGGGAAGTGATGGCTCTAACTAACCAACGAAAATAA
- a CDS encoding HNH endonuclease, whose product MTKAVFTSKVTPSYKDLPEERYHFPRTYLNYVQQTVGDYIVYYEPRRSSAELSSRGGRQSYFGVARVNSVIEDVELPDHYFAIIDSATYLDFDTVVPFQEQGEYYESALEKEDGSTNKGAFGRAVRLIPDSEFDRILRAGFAPILSEVPSLQVPSPPGYSEPPTPFERPIVEMVISRPFREKSFMHSVRAAYSNRCAITGLRLINGGGRPEVQAAHIQPVASNGPDSVRNGLALSGTVHWMFDRGLISIGDDYKILVSKNHVPEDAVRLLNQSGLINLPKIKPSIQTRTI is encoded by the coding sequence ATGACCAAGGCAGTTTTCACGTCCAAGGTTACTCCGAGCTATAAGGACCTGCCTGAGGAGAGGTACCACTTTCCGCGCACATATCTTAACTATGTTCAGCAGACCGTCGGTGACTACATCGTCTACTACGAACCACGAAGGTCAAGCGCCGAGCTATCGAGTAGGGGAGGTCGCCAGTCCTATTTCGGTGTAGCTCGCGTCAATTCGGTGATCGAGGATGTCGAATTACCCGATCACTACTTTGCAATCATCGATAGCGCCACGTATCTGGACTTCGATACGGTCGTCCCGTTTCAAGAGCAAGGCGAGTACTACGAGAGCGCACTCGAGAAAGAAGACGGCAGCACCAACAAAGGTGCTTTTGGTCGGGCTGTGCGTCTGATCCCGGATAGCGAATTTGACCGAATCTTGCGAGCTGGCTTTGCTCCGATTCTTAGCGAGGTTCCTTCGCTGCAGGTGCCGTCGCCGCCCGGATACTCAGAACCGCCCACGCCATTTGAACGACCAATTGTCGAAATGGTTATCTCTCGGCCGTTTCGAGAGAAATCCTTTATGCACAGCGTGCGAGCGGCGTACTCCAATAGATGTGCCATCACGGGCTTGCGATTGATCAACGGTGGAGGCCGCCCTGAAGTGCAGGCGGCACACATTCAGCCAGTGGCATCAAACGGACCTGACTCTGTTCGGAATGGGCTGGCGTTGTCCGGAACGGTGCACTGGATGTTTGATCGAGGGCTGATTTCGATTGGCGATGATTACAAGATACTAGTTTCTAAGAACCACGTTCCCGAAGACGCCGTTAGGCTTCTTAATCAAAGCGGACTGATAAACCTCCCGAAGATCAAACCCTCTATCCAAACCCGCACTATCTAA
- a CDS encoding thiol-disulfide oxidoreductase DCC family protein, with translation MSKWPDDDVILYDGVCIFCSRWVRFVIARDTTRRFRFTPIQSDYGTRLAKTFGIDPDDPDTNAVVHGGIARMKSDAALTVLSHLPGWRWTRELFAVPKPLRDAVYSLIARNRYKIFGKYETCFVPDADMRARVLE, from the coding sequence ATGAGCAAGTGGCCGGATGACGACGTGATCCTCTACGACGGCGTCTGCATCTTCTGCTCACGCTGGGTTCGCTTCGTCATCGCCCGCGACACAACGCGCCGCTTCCGCTTCACGCCGATCCAGTCCGACTACGGCACGCGGCTGGCAAAGACTTTTGGTATCGACCCTGATGACCCCGACACCAACGCCGTGGTCCATGGCGGCATCGCCCGGATGAAGTCGGACGCAGCACTGACGGTGCTGAGCCATCTCCCGGGCTGGCGCTGGACCCGCGAGCTGTTCGCGGTGCCCAAACCGCTGCGCGATGCGGTCTACAGCCTCATCGCCCGCAACCGTTACAAGATCTTCGGGAAGTACGAGACGTGCTTTGTGCCGGATGCGGACATGCGGGCGCGGGTGTTGGAGTAG
- a CDS encoding SDR family oxidoreductase — protein sequence MSDDVSHNILVLGASGLIGRTITDDLRARGFHAVGVARHFTPAQKMSAADLELPVMSMDAAALTQLLRTHEADIVVNCVGVLQDGLGSDTSAVHRDFVARLLQAVSDSHRAIRLVHISIPGTDSEDRTAFSTTKREAERLIAASGIAYAILRPGFVIAPSAYGGSAMLRALAALPVDLPADEAATPFQPVAVEDIAATIAWLAARDVTDEAVRSVTWDLMQPQPISLGGVIAQFRWSFGTTKYVRLPTPPFLIDLGARLGDLTSRLGWMPPLRSNAIAELRRGVTGDPTAWMTATGIVPKTIAQVVGGRPATIQDKWFARLFLIKALIFASLVLFWVASGFIALVISYDAAAGILSAHHFPPALVGPVTVWTSLMDMSIGVLIAFRRSAAFGLVAGIIASLGYMAGSAILTPDLWIEPLGALVKTGPAIVLMLVALLMLDNR from the coding sequence ATGAGTGACGACGTATCTCACAACATCCTCGTGCTCGGCGCGTCGGGCCTGATCGGGCGCACCATCACCGACGATCTGAGGGCGCGCGGTTTTCACGCGGTCGGGGTCGCACGGCATTTCACGCCTGCACAAAAGATGAGCGCGGCCGACCTCGAGCTGCCCGTGATGTCGATGGATGCCGCTGCGCTGACGCAGCTGCTTCGCACCCACGAGGCGGACATTGTCGTCAATTGCGTCGGCGTTTTGCAGGATGGTCTGGGCAGCGACACAAGCGCGGTGCATCGCGACTTCGTGGCGCGGCTGTTGCAGGCTGTCAGCGACAGCCACCGCGCCATCCGTCTCGTGCACATCTCGATTCCGGGCACGGATAGTGAGGATCGCACGGCCTTCAGCACCACCAAGCGCGAGGCCGAACGGCTGATCGCGGCGTCGGGGATCGCGTATGCCATCCTGCGCCCGGGCTTTGTCATCGCGCCGTCGGCCTATGGCGGCAGCGCCATGCTGCGCGCGCTGGCGGCGCTGCCGGTCGATTTGCCGGCCGATGAGGCGGCGACGCCGTTCCAGCCGGTTGCGGTCGAGGATATCGCCGCCACCATCGCCTGGCTCGCGGCGCGCGACGTCACCGATGAAGCGGTGCGATCGGTGACATGGGATCTGATGCAGCCGCAGCCGATCTCGCTTGGCGGCGTCATCGCTCAGTTCCGCTGGTCGTTCGGCACGACGAAATATGTCCGTCTTCCGACGCCGCCGTTCCTGATCGATCTCGGCGCCCGCCTCGGCGATCTGACAAGCCGCCTCGGCTGGATGCCGCCGCTGCGTTCCAATGCGATCGCCGAGCTGCGCCGTGGCGTCACTGGCGATCCCACAGCCTGGATGACCGCGACCGGCATCGTGCCGAAGACCATCGCGCAAGTCGTCGGCGGCCGCCCGGCGACCATCCAGGACAAATGGTTTGCCCGGCTGTTCCTGATCAAGGCGCTGATCTTCGCAAGCCTCGTGCTGTTCTGGGTCGCGTCCGGTTTCATCGCGCTGGTCATCTCCTACGACGCCGCAGCCGGCATCCTGAGCGCGCACCATTTCCCGCCTGCCCTGGTCGGACCGGTGACGGTCTGGACCAGCCTGATGGACATGAGCATCGGCGTGCTGATCGCCTTCCGTCGCAGCGCGGCGTTCGGTCTTGTTGCAGGCATCATCGCTTCGCTCGGCTATATGGCGGGATCGGCGATCCTGACGCCCGATCTGTGGATCGAGCCGCTCGGCGCGCTGGTGAAGACCGGGCCTGCAATCGTGCTGATGCTGGTCGCGCTGCTGATGTTGGATAACCGGTAG
- a CDS encoding DUF2269 domain-containing protein: MTLYFLIKYLHLLGAIVILGTGTGIAFFMLAAHRTRDAAFIARTAATVVIADMIFTLSAVLLQPVSGGLLMMLSATSLTERWLLVSLALYALAGAFWVPVIFMQMEMRDLARAAAEKGLPLPPRYFALFRRWFLFGIPGFGSVMIILWLMIAKPF; this comes from the coding sequence ATGACGCTCTACTTCCTGATCAAATATCTGCATTTGCTCGGCGCCATCGTGATCCTCGGCACCGGGACCGGCATCGCCTTCTTCATGTTGGCGGCGCATCGCACGCGTGATGCGGCTTTCATCGCGCGCACGGCGGCGACCGTCGTGATCGCGGACATGATCTTCACGCTGAGCGCCGTGCTGCTGCAGCCGGTGAGCGGTGGACTGCTCATGATGCTGTCGGCCACAAGCCTGACCGAGCGCTGGCTGCTGGTTTCGCTGGCGCTCTACGCGCTGGCCGGCGCGTTCTGGGTTCCCGTCATCTTCATGCAGATGGAGATGCGCGACCTCGCGCGGGCGGCCGCCGAAAAAGGTCTGCCGCTGCCGCCGCGCTACTTTGCGCTGTTTCGCCGCTGGTTCCTGTTCGGGATTCCCGGTTTCGGATCGGTGATGATCATCCTGTGGCTGATGATCGCGAAGCCATTTTGA
- a CDS encoding GNAT family N-acetyltransferase, protein MSTTLIEVRPAKAADAASVASTHDEAWRSAYQGIIPGAELEKLINRRGPQWWDSAIRKGSRVSVLVFGDRIAGYANYGRNRARSLHFEGEIYELYLRPEFQGLGFGRRLFAAARRDLLQSGLKTMVIWALSDNEPATEFYRALGGRMVARSSERFGPKSLDKVAFAWSN, encoded by the coding sequence ATGAGCACAACGCTAATCGAGGTCCGGCCGGCCAAAGCTGCAGACGCAGCCTCGGTGGCGTCTACCCATGACGAAGCCTGGCGCTCGGCGTATCAGGGAATCATCCCCGGCGCCGAACTTGAAAAGCTGATCAATCGCCGTGGCCCGCAGTGGTGGGACAGCGCCATCCGCAAGGGCAGCCGCGTCAGCGTGCTGGTGTTCGGCGACCGGATCGCGGGCTACGCCAATTACGGCCGCAACCGCGCCCGCAGCCTGCATTTCGAAGGCGAGATCTACGAGCTTTACCTGCGGCCGGAATTCCAGGGTCTCGGCTTCGGCCGGCGCCTGTTCGCCGCCGCCCGCCGCGACCTCCTGCAGAGCGGCCTGAAGACCATGGTGATCTGGGCGCTCTCCGACAACGAGCCGGCGACCGAGTTTTACCGGGCGCTGGGCGGCCGCATGGTGGCGCGCTCCTCGGAGCGGTTCGGGCCGAAGTCGCTCGACAAGGTCGCTTTCGCCTGGTCCAACTGA
- the ppa gene encoding inorganic diphosphatase encodes MRIDAISIGKNPPHDVNVIIEVAVGGEPIKYEMDKEAGTLVVDRFLYTPMRYPGNYGFIPHTLSGDGDPCDVLIVNTRAIVPGAVMSVRVVGVLLMEDEAGGDEKIIAVPSSKLTQRYDKVQNYDDLPDITLQQIQHFFEHYKDLEKGKWVKVLRWGDAEEARKLILEGIERAKKK; translated from the coding sequence ATGCGTATCGACGCCATATCGATCGGAAAAAATCCGCCCCACGACGTCAACGTCATCATCGAGGTTGCCGTCGGCGGCGAGCCCATCAAGTACGAAATGGACAAGGAGGCCGGCACACTGGTGGTGGACCGCTTCCTCTACACGCCGATGCGCTATCCCGGCAATTACGGCTTCATCCCGCACACGCTGTCGGGCGACGGCGATCCCTGCGACGTGCTGATCGTCAACACCCGCGCGATCGTGCCGGGTGCCGTGATGAGCGTCCGCGTGGTCGGCGTGCTGCTGATGGAGGACGAGGCCGGCGGTGACGAGAAGATCATCGCGGTGCCGTCGTCGAAGCTGACCCAGCGCTACGACAAGGTGCAGAACTACGACGATCTGCCCGACATCACGCTGCAGCAGATCCAGCACTTCTTCGAGCACTACAAGGATCTCGAGAAGGGCAAGTGGGTCAAGGTGCTGCGCTGGGGCGACGCCGAGGAAGCCCGCAAGCTGATCCTGGAAGGCATCGAGCGCGCGAAGAAGAAGTAG